In Meiothermus ruber DSM 1279, the following proteins share a genomic window:
- a CDS encoding peptidase domain-containing ABC transporter, translating to MKLVRQVDSTDCGPACLAMVLGYWGRKEPLYRLRTLAGTTQSGTSMLGLVRAGRQLGLEVRALEADLEGLRTLRTPLVLHWEHNHYVVLVRLTPRKVQIADPAVGLRWIGLGELQKKWTGKLLWLKPEPAFERGNFVSKRGLKGFLAHLAHFRGTGGVLLELTLATIALSLLGLGGPVLSQLVFDRVLTFREESLLPYLLVAIFALTFFQTLLASLRAHLATQLSMRLNYRLKLSYLHHLLRLPLRTLEARLPGDLLSRFGDLGQVESILRNLLVGLPSTLLTLVLSFVLLFTYNPKLAWVALLVVPIHLVYLLWLAPRLRENSLQSLRKGAEVDSYVLGSLEGVTALKALRGEGWALSRGRDQIAGLNDILWQGFLLSNWGGALVALLGGLFSLFLLWYGAGLVLRLELTVGQLVAAYGLVQGVTAALGSLSGTVMAIQQGIVASDRLAEVVELEPEQEQKNAVLRPLERAIALEHLCFSYLPERPLLKDLCLELPKGSYTAIVGPNGAGKSTLGGLLARMLEPQSGRISWDGRDLAELSPDAVRERVAYLRQEVPLFYATLRENLSLGHPLPEERLWRVLELVGLMPAVRRLPEGLDTVVGGESLYRFSSGERQLLGVARALLSPADLLILDEPTATLDPDKERQIVALLRAFKGERTLLVITHRPALLEPADQVFALQDGVLKPVEPVLQGV from the coding sequence ATGAAATTGGTTCGCCAGGTGGATAGCACCGACTGTGGGCCGGCCTGCCTGGCCATGGTGTTGGGGTACTGGGGCCGGAAGGAACCGCTGTACCGGCTACGGACATTAGCCGGTACCACCCAGTCGGGCACCTCGATGCTGGGCTTGGTGCGTGCTGGTAGGCAGCTCGGCCTCGAGGTTCGGGCGCTGGAAGCGGATCTGGAAGGGCTCCGAACCCTAAGAACCCCCCTGGTGCTGCACTGGGAGCACAACCACTACGTGGTTCTGGTTCGCCTCACCCCGCGCAAGGTTCAGATTGCCGATCCCGCGGTGGGGTTGCGTTGGATTGGGCTTGGGGAACTGCAAAAGAAGTGGACGGGCAAGCTGTTGTGGCTCAAGCCGGAGCCTGCCTTCGAACGGGGCAACTTTGTGAGCAAGAGAGGACTCAAGGGCTTCCTGGCCCACCTGGCACATTTTCGCGGCACGGGTGGGGTGCTGCTGGAGCTCACCCTGGCCACCATCGCCCTGAGCCTGCTGGGCTTGGGTGGGCCTGTCTTGAGCCAACTGGTCTTCGATCGGGTGCTGACCTTCCGTGAGGAGAGTCTGCTGCCTTATCTGCTGGTGGCGATTTTCGCCCTGACCTTTTTCCAGACCTTGCTGGCGAGCCTGCGGGCACACCTAGCCACCCAACTCTCGATGCGCCTCAACTACCGGCTCAAACTAAGCTACCTGCACCACCTGCTGCGTTTGCCGCTGCGGACGCTCGAGGCCCGGCTGCCTGGCGACCTGCTCTCGCGGTTCGGCGATCTGGGCCAGGTTGAAAGCATCCTGCGCAACCTGTTGGTGGGATTGCCCTCGACCCTACTCACCCTGGTGTTGAGTTTTGTGTTGCTTTTCACCTACAACCCCAAACTGGCCTGGGTGGCGCTTCTGGTGGTTCCCATTCATCTGGTGTATCTGCTCTGGCTGGCCCCGCGTTTGCGCGAGAACAGTCTCCAGAGCCTGCGCAAAGGTGCCGAGGTAGATAGCTACGTGCTGGGGAGTCTGGAAGGGGTGACGGCCCTCAAGGCCTTGCGGGGAGAGGGATGGGCGCTGAGCCGAGGCCGAGACCAGATTGCCGGCCTGAACGACATTCTCTGGCAGGGATTTCTGCTCTCCAACTGGGGTGGGGCTTTGGTGGCCTTGCTGGGCGGGCTATTTAGCCTATTTTTGCTGTGGTATGGCGCCGGACTGGTCTTGCGCCTCGAGCTCACCGTGGGCCAGTTGGTGGCCGCCTACGGTTTGGTGCAGGGGGTCACGGCGGCCCTGGGTAGCCTTAGTGGCACTGTAATGGCCATTCAGCAAGGTATTGTGGCCTCCGACCGCCTGGCCGAGGTGGTCGAACTCGAGCCCGAACAGGAACAAAAGAACGCCGTGTTGCGCCCCCTCGAGCGGGCAATTGCCCTCGAGCATCTCTGCTTTAGCTACCTGCCCGAGCGCCCCCTGCTCAAAGACCTGTGCCTGGAACTGCCCAAAGGGAGCTACACCGCGATTGTAGGGCCCAACGGGGCGGGAAAGAGCACCCTGGGGGGTTTGTTGGCGCGGATGCTCGAGCCCCAATCGGGGCGTATTAGCTGGGATGGGCGCGACCTGGCCGAGCTTTCCCCCGATGCGGTACGGGAGCGGGTGGCGTATTTGCGCCAGGAGGTGCCCCTGTTCTACGCGACCCTGCGTGAAAATCTGAGCCTGGGACACCCCCTGCCGGAGGAAAGACTTTGGCGGGTTCTGGAGCTGGTGGGCCTCATGCCTGCGGTACGGCGCTTACCCGAGGGGCTCGACACCGTGGTGGGTGGCGAGAGCCTCTACCGCTTCAGCAGCGGCGAGCGGCAACTGCTGGGGGTGGCCCGCGCCCTCCTAAGCCCTGCCGACCTGCTAATTCTGGACGAGCCCACCGCCACCCTCGACCCCGATAAGGAGCGCCAAATTGTCGCCCTGCTCCGGGCTTTTAAGGGTGAGCGTACCCTGCTGGTGATCACCCACCGGCCTGCCCTGCTCGAGCCCGCCGATCAAGTCTTCGCGTTGCAGGATGGGGTTCTGAAGCCCGTCGAACCGGTGTTGCAGGGGGTGTAA
- a CDS encoding glycogen synthase, whose translation MKVAFVASEAFPFAKVGGLADVIGSLPQALKKQGLEPTIFIPWYWGIQGYYVGEAWFNFEGQREKIGIGHAEHGGVRYVLVGLGDFARDKPYGYDDDFRRFVRFAMATAELLRDFDLVHTHDWQAALLPLLRNLGWFRGRTVYTIHNLAYQGVWGSQDFYAWTRLPGETYYGAGLEHHGSINLMKAGIVNADAVTTVSPRYAWEITTPEGGEGLDGVLRAQQWKLRGILNGLDTAYWNPATDPYLEHHYSASDLSGKTRNRALLLSELGLEDRPTLGVVSRFAHQKGIDLIADAVDGLMGLGVNLVVLGSGDPHLERTFAWMAAHLKGRLAYVQGYNEPLAHRIYAGSDGFLMPSRFEPCGLAQLIAMRYGTPPIVRAVGGLLDTVKHWETGFMFDAMDAGGILHGVHEFLKHPDREAVAKRAMQQDFSWDGPAREYLALYRQLLGG comes from the coding sequence ATGAAAGTTGCCTTTGTTGCCTCCGAAGCCTTCCCCTTTGCCAAGGTGGGGGGGCTGGCCGATGTGATTGGAAGCCTGCCCCAGGCCCTGAAAAAGCAGGGCCTCGAACCCACCATCTTCATCCCCTGGTACTGGGGCATCCAGGGCTACTACGTGGGCGAGGCCTGGTTCAACTTCGAAGGCCAGCGCGAGAAGATTGGGATCGGCCACGCCGAGCACGGCGGGGTGCGCTACGTGCTGGTGGGGCTGGGGGATTTTGCCCGCGACAAGCCCTACGGCTACGACGACGACTTCCGCCGCTTCGTGCGCTTCGCCATGGCTACCGCCGAGCTGCTGCGCGATTTTGATCTCGTGCACACCCATGACTGGCAGGCCGCCCTGCTGCCGCTGCTGCGCAACCTGGGCTGGTTCAGGGGCCGCACGGTCTACACCATCCACAACCTGGCCTACCAGGGGGTCTGGGGTTCGCAGGACTTCTACGCCTGGACGCGCCTGCCGGGTGAGACCTACTACGGGGCGGGCCTCGAGCACCACGGCTCGATCAACCTGATGAAAGCCGGGATTGTGAACGCCGATGCCGTGACCACGGTCTCGCCCCGCTACGCCTGGGAGATCACCACCCCCGAAGGGGGCGAAGGCCTCGATGGGGTGCTGCGGGCCCAGCAGTGGAAGCTGCGGGGCATCCTGAACGGCCTCGACACCGCGTACTGGAACCCCGCCACCGACCCTTACCTGGAGCACCACTACAGCGCCAGCGACCTCTCGGGCAAGACCCGCAACCGGGCCCTGCTGCTCTCGGAGCTGGGCCTGGAAGACCGCCCCACCCTGGGGGTGGTCTCGCGTTTTGCCCATCAGAAAGGGATTGATTTGATTGCCGATGCGGTGGACGGCCTGATGGGCCTGGGGGTCAACCTGGTGGTGCTGGGCAGCGGAGACCCCCACCTCGAGCGCACCTTCGCCTGGATGGCCGCGCACCTCAAGGGCCGCCTGGCCTACGTGCAGGGCTACAACGAACCCCTGGCCCACCGCATCTATGCCGGCTCCGACGGATTCCTAATGCCTTCGCGCTTCGAGCCCTGCGGGCTGGCCCAGCTCATCGCCATGCGCTACGGAACCCCGCCCATCGTGCGGGCCGTGGGCGGCCTGCTGGACACCGTAAAGCACTGGGAAACCGGCTTCATGTTCGACGCCATGGACGCCGGGGGCATCCTGCACGGGGTGCACGAGTTTCTCAAGCACCCCGACCGGGAGGCGGTAGCTAAACGGGCCATGCAGCAGGATTTTTCCTGGGATGGGCCGGCCCGCGAGTACCTGGCCCTCTACCGGCAACTGCTGGGCGGGTAG
- a CDS encoding D-alanine--D-alanine ligase family protein has translation MKVLLLAGGPPGEHEVSLSSARGVLAAMPHPTELVVIAKDGRWLLGEDAYEALRAGVAEQGTHPFPPPVPWQHYDVVFPLLHGPLGEDGVIQGFLQLLRRPYVGAGVASSALCMDKDLCKRVLRQAGIPVVPWVTLYKGEPTPQPPFPPPYFVKPANTGSSVGISKVKADQDATRALAEAFAWDDKVLVEQGIEGVRELEVALLGNIHAEASVVGEITYQSEFYDYETKYTEGKAQLHLPAPIPPELSDEIRATALEAYRILGVRGMARVDFFLSPQGELYLNEFNTIPGFTPTSMYPKLWQATGLAYPDLLDRLVRLALER, from the coding sequence ATGAAGGTCTTGCTGCTGGCCGGTGGCCCCCCCGGCGAACACGAGGTCTCGCTCTCCTCGGCGCGGGGGGTGCTGGCGGCCATGCCCCACCCCACCGAACTGGTAGTGATCGCCAAAGATGGCAGGTGGCTGCTGGGGGAGGACGCGTACGAAGCCCTGCGGGCCGGCGTGGCTGAGCAGGGCACCCACCCCTTCCCGCCCCCCGTTCCCTGGCAACACTACGACGTGGTCTTTCCGCTGCTGCACGGCCCCCTGGGCGAGGATGGGGTGATCCAGGGGTTTTTACAGCTCCTGCGGCGGCCCTATGTGGGGGCGGGCGTGGCCAGCTCGGCGCTGTGCATGGACAAGGACCTCTGCAAGCGGGTGCTGCGCCAGGCCGGTATCCCGGTGGTGCCCTGGGTGACCCTGTACAAAGGCGAACCAACACCCCAGCCCCCCTTCCCCCCGCCCTACTTTGTAAAGCCGGCCAACACCGGCTCCTCGGTGGGCATCTCCAAGGTCAAGGCCGACCAGGACGCAACCCGAGCGCTGGCTGAGGCTTTCGCCTGGGACGATAAAGTGCTGGTGGAGCAGGGCATCGAGGGGGTGCGGGAGCTCGAGGTGGCCCTTTTGGGCAACATTCATGCCGAGGCCAGCGTGGTGGGTGAGATTACCTACCAGTCCGAGTTCTACGACTACGAGACCAAATACACCGAGGGCAAAGCCCAGCTTCACCTGCCCGCCCCCATCCCCCCCGAACTCTCGGACGAGATTCGCGCCACCGCCCTCGAGGCCTACCGCATCCTGGGCGTGCGCGGGATGGCCCGGGTAGACTTTTTCCTTTCGCCCCAGGGGGAGCTTTATCTCAACGAGTTCAACACCATCCCTGGCTTCACCCCCACCAGCATGTACCCCAAGCTCTGGCAGGCCACCGGCCTGGCCTACCCCGACCTGCTCGACCGGCTGGTGCGGCTGGCCCTCGAGCGCTGA
- a CDS encoding SagB/ThcOx family dehydrogenase, whose amino-acid sequence MDKHPGKVFYRLTRIFPGDELPGGRAPAAKVYANPLESVELAEPARDGGPAVWRVLSRVAPTTPKVGSSITQAELSQVLAPLAVRREGRGYPSAGGAYPLEVYLAVQRLQDTFQGIYHYAAKQHQLEQLSSRFDPQSWRAALMDLEAVETSAALVVFSAVPERSEAVFGLRGFRYALLEVGYAVGEVMVAATALGLQAYPAATFYDEEVRKLLALPEAEYPVVVLLLGR is encoded by the coding sequence ATGGACAAGCACCCCGGCAAGGTTTTTTACCGCCTAACGCGCATTTTCCCCGGAGACGAGCTGCCGGGCGGGCGGGCCCCAGCGGCCAAGGTCTATGCCAACCCGCTGGAGTCGGTTGAGCTTGCAGAGCCGGCCCGCGACGGGGGCCCGGCGGTGTGGCGGGTGCTCTCGAGGGTGGCGCCCACCACCCCTAAGGTGGGCTCCTCCATCACCCAGGCCGAGCTTTCGCAGGTGCTGGCCCCGCTGGCGGTGCGCCGGGAGGGGCGGGGGTATCCCTCGGCGGGGGGTGCGTATCCGCTCGAGGTCTACCTGGCCGTGCAACGCCTGCAGGACACCTTCCAGGGCATCTACCACTACGCCGCCAAGCAGCACCAGCTAGAACAGCTTTCCAGCCGCTTCGACCCCCAAAGCTGGCGGGCCGCCCTGATGGATCTGGAAGCGGTGGAGACCTCGGCCGCCCTGGTGGTGTTTAGCGCCGTGCCGGAGCGCTCCGAGGCCGTCTTCGGGCTGCGCGGCTTCCGCTATGCGCTGCTGGAGGTGGGCTACGCCGTGGGCGAGGTGATGGTGGCCGCCACCGCCCTGGGGTTGCAAGCCTACCCGGCTGCCACCTTCTACGACGAAGAGGTGCGCAAGCTCCTTGCGCTACCCGAGGCGGAGTATCCGGTGGTGGTGCTGTTGCTGGGGCGGTAA
- a CDS encoding helix-turn-helix transcriptional regulator: MIRVLSGSRLIQESLTLALGNLLLRRAVVLVADYPLGSALALLPGVQGPCVVKTASDSPYYLSDLVALGPAGLVLEGAGLDFLRWTLQQVSEGQRVLPRLGEVGLTRKERAVLRLLVGGVCNDAISAHLGISPRRTANLVSTVKRALGAETRADVVLRYFGLAPEPIIKATLQKTGNFSLPHEVETA; the protein is encoded by the coding sequence ATGATCCGGGTATTGAGCGGCTCGAGGCTGATTCAGGAAAGCCTGACCCTGGCCTTAGGTAACCTGCTCCTCCGCCGTGCGGTGGTGCTGGTAGCCGACTACCCCCTGGGCAGCGCCCTGGCCTTGCTTCCAGGCGTACAGGGGCCTTGCGTGGTCAAGACTGCCTCGGACTCGCCTTACTACCTTTCCGATCTGGTTGCACTGGGCCCTGCTGGCCTGGTACTGGAGGGTGCGGGTCTAGACTTCCTCAGGTGGACACTGCAGCAGGTTTCGGAGGGGCAAAGGGTCTTGCCCAGGCTTGGGGAGGTTGGTCTTACACGAAAGGAACGCGCCGTACTGCGGCTGCTGGTGGGTGGTGTTTGCAACGATGCGATATCTGCCCATCTCGGCATCAGTCCGCGTCGCACGGCCAACCTGGTTAGCACCGTCAAGCGGGCTCTGGGTGCCGAGACCCGCGCCGATGTGGTACTGCGCTACTTTGGTCTGGCCCCTGAACCAATCATTAAGGCGACCCTTCAAAAAACCGGTAACTTTTCACTCCCGCACGAGGTCGAAACTGCCTAG
- a CDS encoding efflux RND transporter periplasmic adaptor subunit, with translation MSQGRLEWELPPARKSRWVLWLLLLILGILVVGAWLTPVQVYALASGALEPRGQVLRVLAPSGGRLVYVGVQPGQLVQKGQRLYTLDGLGSSPEEARLQLQTAMAQAEEAVRTLAQVREQLAQRRRIAQIQTSLYQVGAIARVEYLEALENLRQAEAAVRVAEARVSTLRAQAQALKSRRNIHLNSPATGRILTLSSHRAGEPVMAGQVLAEVLPQDVPLVFRAYLPERERPKLRAKAEAEVAWNAFPRQRFGTSRGTVERISPSTVVYNNQAVYEVEISLPSLTLSSAEGTRQVVPGMLGEARIVAARRSALSLLWDWVRGVNPWG, from the coding sequence ATGAGCCAGGGCCGCCTCGAGTGGGAACTCCCGCCTGCCCGCAAAAGCCGCTGGGTGCTGTGGCTGCTGCTCCTAATTCTGGGCATCCTGGTGGTGGGGGCTTGGCTAACACCGGTGCAGGTGTATGCCCTTGCGTCGGGCGCACTGGAACCCAGGGGCCAGGTGCTGCGGGTACTGGCTCCTTCCGGCGGACGGCTCGTCTATGTAGGCGTACAGCCCGGCCAGCTCGTGCAAAAAGGACAGCGGCTTTACACCCTGGATGGCCTGGGCAGCAGCCCGGAGGAGGCCCGCTTGCAGCTTCAGACCGCTATGGCCCAGGCCGAAGAAGCCGTGCGAACCCTGGCCCAGGTACGCGAACAGCTCGCGCAGCGTCGGCGCATCGCGCAAATCCAGACCAGCCTTTATCAGGTAGGGGCCATCGCGCGTGTGGAGTACCTCGAGGCCCTGGAAAACCTGCGCCAAGCCGAGGCTGCTGTCAGGGTGGCCGAGGCCAGGGTTAGCACCCTGCGAGCCCAGGCCCAGGCCCTCAAAAGCCGCCGAAACATTCACCTAAACAGCCCGGCGACCGGACGCATACTCACGCTCTCGAGCCACCGGGCGGGCGAGCCGGTGATGGCGGGGCAGGTGCTGGCCGAGGTACTCCCCCAGGACGTACCGCTGGTTTTCAGGGCCTACCTGCCCGAGCGGGAACGGCCCAAACTGCGTGCAAAAGCCGAGGCCGAGGTGGCCTGGAACGCCTTCCCACGCCAGCGTTTTGGCACCAGCCGCGGTACGGTTGAGCGCATATCCCCCAGCACAGTGGTTTACAACAACCAAGCCGTATACGAGGTAGAGATTTCGCTGCCCTCGCTAACGCTCTCCAGCGCCGAGGGCACCCGGCAGGTTGTTCCGGGTATGTTGGGCGAGGCGCGGATTGTTGCGGCAAGGCGCAGCGCGTTGAGCTTGCTCTGGGACTGGGTACGGGGGGTGAACCCGTGGGGATGA
- a CDS encoding gamma-glutamylcyclotransferase family protein, with translation MNAPEAVFVYGTLKQGERNFQVSKAAGWLRSAEAYIEGFRLFHIPRSEVRPYAYPGVVRGEGRVWGEVQWFADLAHALELLDELEDEGREYRRISATAYLSQQAPQPCAVWVYTYPSLEAMRSVSGLWLPEGVWREQTQPKG, from the coding sequence ATGAATGCTCCAGAAGCGGTTTTTGTCTATGGCACCCTCAAGCAGGGCGAGCGCAACTTCCAGGTCTCGAAAGCGGCCGGTTGGCTGCGCTCAGCCGAGGCCTACATAGAAGGTTTCAGGCTTTTTCATATTCCCAGAAGCGAGGTGCGCCCCTATGCCTACCCGGGGGTGGTGCGGGGGGAGGGGCGGGTCTGGGGCGAGGTGCAGTGGTTTGCCGATCTAGCGCACGCGCTCGAGCTGCTCGACGAACTCGAGGACGAAGGCCGCGAGTACCGGCGCATCTCCGCCACGGCCTACCTGAGCCAGCAGGCCCCGCAACCCTGCGCGGTCTGGGTGTATACCTACCCCAGCCTAGAGGCCATGCGAAGCGTCTCGGGCCTCTGGCTGCCGGAGGGGGTCTGGCGTGAACAAACCCAGCCAAAGGGGTAA
- a CDS encoding tetratricopeptide repeat protein, translating to MSVLSPSALELLATAPAVVVAPVGIGFAQTDLEAWAHKTRRRILRDPAEFSGLAPTLILPQRRSDLERLNSSDPRDFLFLRESDLLFSHDEWQQAVSTQQTYAETGGWPEALALLQRIVLQPGESLVRHPLCVARLGSLLPKDIPREILAKAAQSPLLIPELYGLLGLDDTSVAELYDRGLLYAQGSGLAMPKLLRLYLRGSIPAEVARFIEITLLASGHVTAVLELLAEQGEWERYLRLLTETFSTALGNAYLREWLALVPPKYRDLPVYRYLATYLARFAGHTTLMEKELVELLPLADDHLRPFVLNAYGVSLGMQARYEEAIEKFRECLESNSSRVEGITGKVFHNLGVAFFHLGKLAQAQDALLRAASIYRQLGLFDQEAISLATLAPVELCLGNPREAISLVERALPYMNKLAAESYLTAENLAKAWIMCGDISNAERHLLELPEPKRDLRSHLVTKKRLGEVYLWKGRYAEAKQLVEEVLYSNFKDQEVLDDVHLLLSRIAFLEGKTEQARAHLNKVVRSVHAITESAWQGLINLDTAIAELRRLGMKFDLARLLLRKGDLASLREALELSRTYQYGLLLHHPHYAHLWRPLVLADKGARSVFPLQIGTFGSFEARLLGTKLDLSRFKTRKSAVLLTYMALHPSAHNRDKLAELFWSDVSNPLASLNTAVSELRKLFDAPIMEGNKGQVWLAFPVQTDLADFTKSTEPFLKQPLLDPNQIGRLEAQLARFDAPWLPDFPDWFDEERTFVEHRKAKLWRLLADFYATRAPHKAVAAYQRVTCLEPFNAEAWAGLMELYNTLGEKSLAEQAQAAMHRAMRELFPFEPILCNQK from the coding sequence ATGTCCGTTCTGAGCCCCAGCGCCCTCGAGCTTCTCGCGACCGCCCCGGCAGTGGTGGTGGCCCCGGTGGGTATCGGCTTCGCCCAGACCGATCTAGAGGCTTGGGCGCACAAAACCAGACGCCGCATCTTGCGCGACCCCGCCGAGTTTTCCGGTCTGGCACCTACTCTAATTTTGCCCCAACGACGCTCCGACTTGGAGCGCCTGAACTCGAGCGACCCTCGAGACTTTCTTTTTCTCCGTGAATCCGATCTACTCTTCAGCCACGACGAATGGCAGCAGGCCGTGAGCACGCAGCAAACCTACGCCGAGACCGGCGGCTGGCCCGAGGCACTGGCTCTGTTGCAGCGAATCGTCCTACAGCCTGGTGAGTCGTTGGTGCGACATCCCCTTTGTGTGGCTCGGCTGGGGTCGCTGCTACCCAAGGATATTCCTCGCGAAATTCTAGCCAAAGCGGCCCAAAGCCCACTTTTAATTCCCGAACTGTACGGGCTGCTAGGTCTAGATGACACATCCGTTGCTGAACTCTACGACCGGGGCCTGCTTTATGCCCAGGGTTCCGGTTTGGCCATGCCCAAGCTGTTGCGGCTCTACCTACGGGGTTCTATTCCTGCCGAAGTGGCCCGGTTCATCGAGATAACATTGTTGGCCAGTGGTCATGTGACGGCTGTCCTGGAGTTGCTGGCCGAGCAGGGTGAATGGGAACGGTACCTGCGGCTCTTGACTGAGACGTTTTCGACCGCTCTTGGCAACGCCTATCTGCGCGAGTGGCTGGCTCTGGTTCCACCAAAGTACCGAGATTTGCCTGTCTATCGTTATCTGGCTACCTATCTGGCTCGCTTCGCGGGCCATACCACACTCATGGAAAAAGAGCTGGTGGAGTTGTTGCCCTTGGCCGATGACCACCTTCGCCCCTTTGTGCTTAACGCTTATGGAGTTTCTCTGGGCATGCAAGCCAGGTATGAAGAGGCCATCGAAAAGTTTCGTGAGTGCCTCGAATCCAACAGTTCCAGGGTAGAAGGGATCACTGGAAAGGTTTTTCATAACCTGGGGGTGGCGTTTTTTCATCTCGGAAAATTAGCACAGGCCCAAGATGCGCTTTTGCGTGCAGCAAGCATTTATCGCCAACTTGGGCTATTTGATCAAGAAGCCATTTCCCTGGCAACCTTGGCTCCGGTGGAGCTTTGCCTGGGTAATCCGCGGGAAGCGATTTCGCTCGTCGAGCGTGCCCTACCCTACATGAATAAGCTGGCAGCCGAGAGCTATCTCACAGCCGAAAACTTGGCCAAGGCCTGGATAATGTGCGGCGATATTTCAAATGCGGAAAGGCACCTTCTCGAGCTACCCGAACCAAAAAGAGATCTTCGCAGCCATTTGGTCACCAAGAAACGCTTGGGCGAGGTGTATTTATGGAAGGGGCGGTATGCAGAGGCAAAACAGTTGGTTGAGGAGGTTTTGTATAGCAACTTCAAGGATCAGGAAGTCCTGGACGACGTGCATTTACTGTTGAGCCGTATTGCTTTTCTGGAAGGCAAAACCGAGCAGGCTCGAGCCCATCTGAATAAGGTGGTGCGGAGTGTTCATGCCATCACCGAGTCGGCCTGGCAAGGCCTGATCAACCTCGACACAGCCATCGCCGAGCTACGTCGGCTAGGGATGAAGTTCGATTTAGCCCGACTTCTGCTTCGCAAGGGCGATTTGGCTTCTTTACGAGAGGCGCTGGAGCTTAGTCGTACATACCAGTATGGCTTGCTCTTGCATCACCCACATTATGCTCACCTTTGGCGGCCTCTGGTGTTGGCCGATAAGGGTGCGCGAAGCGTTTTCCCGTTGCAGATAGGTACTTTCGGTTCTTTTGAGGCCAGGTTATTGGGTACAAAGCTTGACTTAAGCCGGTTCAAGACCCGCAAATCTGCGGTGTTGCTTACATATATGGCCCTTCATCCCAGTGCACACAACCGGGATAAACTGGCCGAGCTGTTTTGGAGCGATGTCTCCAATCCGCTGGCCTCCCTCAACACCGCCGTCTCCGAGCTTAGAAAACTGTTCGACGCGCCGATCATGGAGGGTAATAAGGGCCAGGTATGGCTGGCTTTCCCGGTTCAAACCGACCTGGCGGACTTTACTAAGAGCACCGAACCATTCCTGAAACAGCCCTTGCTCGATCCAAACCAAATTGGCCGCCTCGAGGCCCAACTAGCCCGCTTTGATGCACCTTGGCTTCCAGACTTTCCGGATTGGTTCGATGAAGAGCGCACGTTTGTGGAACACCGGAAGGCCAAACTTTGGCGATTACTGGCCGATTTTTATGCCACTCGTGCTCCGCATAAGGCGGTTGCTGCCTATCAACGAGTGACCTGCCTCGAGCCCTTCAACGCCGAGGCTTGGGCCGGCCTGATGGAGCTTTACAACACACTTGGCGAAAAAAGCCTTGCTGAACAGGCTCAGGCAGCTATGCATAGGGCTATGCGGGAGCTCTTTCCATTTGAACCGATCTTGTGTAACCAAAAATAG